One Cryptomeria japonica chromosome 9, Sugi_1.0, whole genome shotgun sequence genomic window carries:
- the LOC131074002 gene encoding arogenate dehydratase 3, protein MAVSICAFMGYGSGTSSLINGTNRRLRQQDAPIVLQLNQGKPKGKGKGRGKGKRVLVVRSQKGGVSDNVAVINGTDKISGLLQSGSLEDELARVLSSMRQREEKGRGAVRVAYQGCPGAYSEAAAIMAHPGCEGVPCKSYEDAIWAVESRRADRAILPVESTLEGSVVRNYDLLVHHSLHIVQEIQLFVHYCLLVVPGVSKEDVRKVISHPMALAHCGQTLARLGLDSAPVDDTAGAAELLLNNRLTDTAAIASCRAAEIYGLRVVARGVQDEKWNTTRFLVLARKSDLPPPPQEDDHRPLKTSIVVAHGGGLDPLFKVLSAFSKRKINLTKFEVKPQTGAPLRVLDVNGGGSVRQFEHVFYIDFEASVADPNAQSALQEVQEATTFVRVLGSYTADSKIYSLD, encoded by the coding sequence ATGGCTGTGAGCATCTGTGCATTCATGGGCTACGGATCGGGCACCAGCAGCTTAATTAACGGCACAAATAGAAGGCTCAGGCAACAGGACGCGCCCATAGTGTTGCAGCTGAACCAGGGGAAaccaaaagggaaagggaaagggagagggaaAGGGAAAAGGGTTCTTGTTGTGAGGAGCCAAAAGGGTGGGGTTTCTGATAATGTTGCGGTGATAAATGGCACTGATAAAATATCCGGTCTGCTGCAATCGGGGTCTCTGGAGGATGAATTGGCCCGGGTCTTGAGTTCCATGAGGCAAAGGGAAGAAAAGGGGCGGGGAGCCGTAAGGGTAGCGTATCAGGGCTGCCCGGGAGCTTACAGTGAAGCGGCGGCTATAATGGCGCATCCAGGCTGCGAAGGCGTGCCCTGTAAGAGCTATGAGGATGCAATCTGGGCCGTGGAGTCACGGCGGGCAGACCGGGCCATTTTGCCCGTGGAGAGCACCCTGGAGGGCAGCGTGGTTCGAAACTACGACCTCCTGGTTCACCATAGCCTCCATATTGTGCAAGAGATCCAGCTCTTTGTGCACTATTGTTTGCTGGTTGTGCCTGGTGTGAGCAAGGAGGATGTGAGGAAAGTTatcagtcatcccatggctctggCGCACTGTGGGCAAACCCTAGCGCGCCTAGGGCTCGATTCTGCGCCGGTGGATGACACGGCGGGCGCGGCCGAATTGCTTCTGAACAATCGGCTTACCGATACGGCAGCCATAGCCAGTTGTAGAGCAGCTGAGATCTACGGGCTCAGGGTCGTGGCTCGTGGTGTGCAGGACGAGAAATGGAACACGACTCGTTTTCTGGTTCTCGCCCGGAAATCGGACCTGCCGCCACCACCGCAGGAGGACGACCACAGGCCGCTGAAGACCTCCATTGTGGTCGCCCATGGCGGAGGCCTTGACCCGCTCTTTAAGGTACTCTCTGCTTTCTCCAAAAGGAAGATAAATCTGACCAAATTCGAAGTGAAACCCCAAACCGGGGCTCCTCTTAGGGTTCTGGACGTCAATGGTGGAGGATCTGTGCGCCAATTTGAGCATGTGTTTTACATCGATTTTGAGGCATCCGTTGCCGATCCCAACGCCCAGAGCGCGCTGCAGGAGGTACAGGAGGCCACGACCTTTGTCAGGGTCTTGGGCTCCTATACGGCCGATTCCAAGATTTACAGCCTCGATTAG